From a region of the Chitinophaga caseinilytica genome:
- a CDS encoding NAD(P)/FAD-dependent oxidoreductase: MTTEKVDVLVIGAGPSGTVAASIINKAGYSVKIVEKLKFPRFVIGESLLPRCMDALTEAGFIDAISEKGFQQKSGAKFVKQGKICDFTFAEQYTPGWQWTWQVTRADFDHTLAQTVEKMGVPVEYETTVTGIVFNGSDSVTTVEDIHGNKKQIEARFIVDGSGYGRVIPKLFNLEKESVLQPRKALFAHTNDVRRSMADEPNRITAVVHDKGVWIWIIPFSTGITSVGFVGDHTFHDKFSGTQEEMFRAMLASEPYTAERFKDVELIFEPRKLEAWSATTDKFYGEGFVLTGNVTEFLDPIFSSGVTLATVSAQTAAKLVIRKLQGENIDWEKEYMEPTMQGVNVFRSYVMAWYEGTLDTIFFSKNPDPVVKAQICSVLAGYVWDQSNPYVELHATELKRLARKIELTEKLGSLS, encoded by the coding sequence ATGACAACTGAAAAGGTGGATGTATTAGTGATTGGCGCCGGCCCCTCAGGCACGGTAGCCGCATCCATAATCAACAAGGCCGGCTATTCAGTGAAGATCGTTGAAAAGCTGAAGTTCCCCCGATTCGTGATCGGCGAGAGCCTGTTACCCCGATGCATGGACGCGCTCACCGAAGCTGGCTTCATCGATGCCATATCCGAAAAAGGCTTCCAGCAAAAATCCGGCGCAAAATTCGTTAAACAAGGCAAGATTTGCGACTTCACCTTTGCCGAGCAGTACACCCCGGGCTGGCAATGGACATGGCAGGTAACCCGCGCCGACTTCGATCATACCCTCGCGCAAACCGTCGAAAAGATGGGCGTGCCGGTGGAATATGAAACCACCGTGACGGGGATCGTCTTCAACGGTTCCGACTCCGTAACCACGGTGGAAGACATCCACGGCAACAAAAAACAGATCGAAGCCCGGTTCATCGTAGACGGCAGCGGATATGGCCGCGTGATCCCCAAACTGTTCAACCTCGAAAAAGAATCCGTTTTACAACCCCGTAAAGCATTATTCGCCCACACCAACGACGTGCGCCGTTCCATGGCCGACGAGCCCAACCGCATCACTGCCGTTGTGCACGACAAAGGCGTATGGATCTGGATCATCCCGTTCTCGACCGGCATCACTTCCGTCGGTTTCGTCGGCGATCACACTTTTCACGACAAATTCTCCGGCACCCAGGAAGAAATGTTCCGCGCCATGCTGGCCTCCGAACCTTATACGGCCGAGCGTTTCAAAGACGTGGAGCTCATCTTCGAGCCGCGCAAACTGGAAGCCTGGAGCGCTACCACCGATAAATTCTACGGCGAAGGGTTCGTGCTCACCGGCAACGTGACCGAATTCCTCGACCCCATATTCTCCTCCGGCGTAACGCTGGCCACCGTTTCCGCGCAAACCGCGGCCAAACTGGTGATCCGCAAGCTGCAGGGCGAAAACATCGACTGGGAGAAAGAATACATGGAGCCCACCATGCAGGGCGTGAACGTTTTCCGCTCCTACGTGATGGCCTGGTACGAAGGTACCCTCGACACCATCTTCTTCTCCAAAAATCCCGATCCCGTCGTTAAAGCACAGATCTGCTCCGTTTTGGCAGGATATGTGTGGGATCAGAGCAACCCGTACGTGGAACTGCACGCCACCGAGCTGAAAAGGCTCGCGCGCAAAATCGAACTGACGGAAAAACTGGGTAGCCTATCATGA
- a CDS encoding polysaccharide deacetylase family protein — MGGHACLEAAHTFARSFGICGLGAINVRSNYFVRTHSKGKRSDKSVALSFDDGPLTEFTPQILDILAQFNVRAAFFCIGHRVEQEPALMKRIVGEGHLVGNHSFSHSPTFDLQTTAAMKTDLARANEVIKSATGLQPRLFRPPYGVTNPMLARAIRKGKFIAVGWSVRSFDTVIKDEDKLFERVTKKIEAGDIFLFHDTAAATVRILPALIKQLKRDGFAIKRLDELLNIPAYA; from the coding sequence ATGGGCGGCCACGCCTGCCTGGAAGCTGCTCATACCTTTGCTCGTAGCTTCGGGATTTGCGGCCTGGGGGCCATCAACGTGCGGTCCAACTATTTCGTGCGCACCCACAGCAAAGGCAAACGCTCCGATAAATCGGTCGCCTTGTCGTTCGACGACGGGCCGCTGACCGAGTTCACCCCGCAGATCCTCGACATCCTCGCGCAGTTCAACGTGCGCGCGGCGTTTTTCTGCATCGGCCACCGCGTGGAGCAGGAGCCGGCGCTCATGAAAAGGATCGTGGGCGAAGGGCACCTCGTCGGCAACCACAGCTTTTCCCACAGCCCAACTTTCGATCTGCAAACCACCGCGGCCATGAAAACAGACCTCGCCAGGGCGAATGAAGTCATCAAATCCGCTACAGGGCTGCAACCCAGACTGTTCCGCCCGCCATACGGCGTCACCAATCCCATGCTCGCCCGCGCGATCCGGAAAGGGAAATTCATCGCCGTGGGATGGAGCGTCCGCTCGTTCGACACCGTCATCAAAGACGAAGACAAACTGTTCGAGCGCGTAACGAAGAAAATCGAAGCGGGAGACATCTTCCTCTTTCACGATACCGCCGCGGCCACCGTCAGGATTTTGCCCGCGCTCATCAAGCAACTCAAACGCGATGGCTTCGCCATCAAACGATTGGATGAACTTTTAAACATTCCGGCTTATGCGTAG
- a CDS encoding 1-acyl-sn-glycerol-3-phosphate acyltransferase has product MAAVAVYGFPFLSAAFFASKVKLEEDITRILPQDPKIDRLNQFLQNSKFTDKLAVIVSQKDSSAAAAPDSLILAAEQLTAGLQANPVAPYVSAVTGKMEDTLLFSLLNRVQANLPLFLEEKDYKTLDTLTSPARVAGAMEGNYNTLVSPAGMVLKRSIAADPLGITWIGMKKLQQLQADDSWTLYDGYLMSKDERNLLVLVTPKFAPGKTADNKAFLSYLDHLIDSVAAAVPAAQVTYFGATAVAVGNAVQLRQDTMLTQGITVLLLIVLIALFFRRKRAPLLVMLPVVFGALFSLAMVYLVQGSISVIAMGAGCVVLGVAVNYSLHVFNHYRHLPDIRQVLRDLAMPMTVGSFTTVGGFFCLQFVKSPMLQDMGLFAGFSLVGASLFSLIVLPHFIVMGKAPAKDAPVKHNIIDRFSEWRPERNKWLVYGILALTVVFFFTAGKVRFESDMMRMNYMPQKLRDAEAKLNRLNDYTAQTVYMLSEGASLNEALERRAGADATLQRLLATGALKKTGGPGHLLLSEQEQQIRIERWKNYWSAGRAGAVMAALRQEGAKFGFKPEAFDQFQVLITQDYSVTKPENSPLMDLPTISDFVTLKPGNASLSGILKVDPSRKNEVYAALDALPGTVVIDKQYTANRLAVVIRDEFNTIAWMTSALVFFALLLTYGRIELALITFIPMAISWVWILGIMGLLGIPFNIVNIILSTFIFGLGDDYSIFTMDGLLQEYKNGSKHLPSFKSSIFFSAITTVLGLGVLIFAQHPSLQSIAAIAVIGILCVVITSQVLIPFLFNFLIANRVGKNSRPPWTLWSWSKSMFSFIYFAFGALVLTGIGFIIIKLNPFNKEKGKKIYHKLLSKCTWSVLHIMGNTKKVTINESREDFKKPAVIISNHQSFLDILMSTSMHPNVVLLTNNWVYNSPVFGKVVQMADYYPVAEGAETAIDHLRDRVAQGYSVVVYPEGTRSQDKNIKRFHKGAFFLAEELGLDIVPAVIHGTAYCMSKGDFLLKDGTMTMKILPRIKAGDPAWGEGYAARTKSISRYFREEYKKLSETLETPAYYREQLMYQYIYKGPVLEWYMRIKTKMERNYEDFHRMLPEKGDIMDIGCGYGFMSYMLHFVAPERNILGVDHDEEKIAVAQHCYIRNEQVQFRAADITTFDIPEKDAFVMLDVLHYLQPEQQASLIRRCMDKLRPGGIIIVRDGDAAMEKKHRGTKLTELFSTKLLGFNKTSEHPLSFFSSATLRQTVESHGGTMERIDQTKYTSNVVFIIRKPDTNEHA; this is encoded by the coding sequence ATGGCTGCTGTGGCTGTTTACGGCTTTCCTTTTTTATCCGCCGCCTTCTTCGCCTCTAAAGTGAAACTGGAGGAAGACATTACGCGCATACTGCCGCAGGATCCCAAGATCGACCGGCTCAACCAGTTCCTCCAGAACTCCAAGTTCACGGATAAACTGGCGGTCATCGTTTCACAGAAAGACAGTTCGGCCGCAGCAGCGCCAGACAGCCTTATCCTCGCCGCGGAGCAACTCACCGCCGGCCTGCAGGCAAACCCCGTGGCGCCCTACGTGTCTGCCGTCACCGGTAAAATGGAAGACACGCTGCTGTTCAGCTTGCTCAACCGTGTGCAGGCCAACCTGCCCCTGTTCCTCGAAGAAAAAGACTACAAAACGCTCGATACCCTTACATCGCCCGCCCGCGTGGCCGGCGCCATGGAAGGGAATTACAATACGCTCGTTTCCCCGGCCGGCATGGTCCTCAAAAGGTCTATCGCCGCCGATCCGCTCGGGATCACGTGGATCGGGATGAAGAAGCTCCAGCAGCTCCAGGCAGACGATTCCTGGACCTTGTACGACGGCTACCTCATGAGCAAAGACGAGCGCAACCTGCTGGTGCTCGTTACCCCGAAATTCGCGCCCGGTAAAACGGCCGATAACAAAGCTTTTCTTTCGTACCTCGATCATCTCATCGATTCCGTGGCAGCGGCAGTTCCCGCCGCACAGGTCACCTATTTCGGCGCAACTGCCGTGGCCGTGGGGAACGCGGTGCAACTGCGCCAGGATACGATGCTGACGCAGGGCATCACCGTGCTGCTGCTCATCGTCCTCATTGCCCTGTTTTTCCGCCGCAAGCGCGCGCCATTGCTCGTGATGCTGCCCGTGGTATTCGGTGCGCTGTTTTCCCTGGCCATGGTGTACCTCGTGCAGGGAAGCATCTCCGTGATCGCCATGGGCGCGGGTTGTGTGGTGCTGGGCGTTGCGGTGAACTATTCGCTGCACGTTTTCAACCATTACCGCCATTTGCCCGACATCCGCCAGGTGCTCCGCGACCTCGCCATGCCCATGACCGTGGGCAGCTTCACGACGGTTGGCGGCTTCTTCTGCCTGCAATTCGTGAAGTCGCCCATGCTGCAGGACATGGGGCTGTTCGCCGGGTTTAGCCTCGTGGGGGCTTCGCTGTTTTCGCTCATCGTGCTGCCGCATTTCATCGTCATGGGCAAGGCGCCGGCGAAAGACGCGCCCGTCAAACACAACATCATCGACCGGTTCTCCGAATGGCGGCCGGAACGCAATAAATGGCTCGTATACGGCATACTGGCGCTCACCGTCGTGTTTTTCTTCACCGCCGGAAAGGTGCGTTTCGAAAGCGATATGATGCGCATGAACTACATGCCACAAAAACTTCGCGACGCCGAAGCCAAACTCAACCGCCTCAACGATTATACCGCCCAAACCGTTTACATGCTGTCTGAAGGCGCCAGCCTTAACGAAGCGTTGGAACGCAGGGCGGGAGCGGACGCAACGTTGCAGCGCCTCCTGGCAACTGGAGCGCTGAAGAAAACCGGTGGGCCCGGGCATTTGCTGTTGTCTGAACAGGAACAGCAAATACGGATCGAACGGTGGAAAAATTACTGGTCGGCCGGGCGCGCCGGCGCTGTGATGGCGGCTTTGCGGCAGGAAGGCGCAAAATTCGGTTTCAAACCGGAAGCGTTCGATCAATTCCAGGTACTCATCACCCAAGACTATTCCGTCACGAAGCCGGAAAATTCACCTTTGATGGATTTGCCCACCATCAGCGATTTCGTGACGCTGAAGCCCGGGAACGCTTCCCTGTCGGGTATTCTGAAGGTAGACCCGTCCCGGAAGAACGAAGTATACGCCGCGCTGGACGCATTGCCCGGCACGGTCGTGATCGATAAACAATACACCGCCAACCGCCTGGCCGTCGTGATCCGCGATGAATTCAACACCATCGCCTGGATGACGTCTGCCCTGGTATTCTTTGCGCTGCTGCTCACCTACGGCCGCATCGAGCTGGCGCTTATCACCTTCATCCCCATGGCCATCAGCTGGGTGTGGATTCTGGGGATTATGGGATTGCTGGGCATTCCGTTCAATATCGTCAACATCATCCTTTCCACTTTTATTTTCGGGTTGGGGGATGATTACAGCATTTTCACGATGGACGGGCTTTTGCAGGAATACAAGAACGGCAGCAAACATCTGCCTTCCTTCAAATCGTCGATATTCTTTTCCGCCATCACAACGGTTTTGGGACTGGGCGTGCTCATCTTCGCGCAGCATCCTTCCCTGCAATCCATCGCGGCGATCGCGGTGATCGGGATTTTGTGCGTGGTCATCACTTCACAGGTATTAATTCCTTTCCTTTTCAATTTCCTCATCGCCAACCGGGTAGGGAAGAACAGTCGCCCGCCCTGGACGCTCTGGAGCTGGTCGAAATCGATGTTCTCGTTCATCTACTTCGCCTTTGGTGCGCTGGTGCTCACGGGCATCGGTTTCATCATCATTAAGCTGAACCCTTTCAACAAGGAAAAAGGCAAGAAAATCTACCACAAACTGTTGTCGAAATGCACCTGGAGCGTGCTCCACATCATGGGCAACACCAAAAAAGTAACGATCAACGAAAGCCGGGAAGATTTCAAAAAACCGGCGGTCATCATCAGCAACCACCAGTCTTTCCTCGACATCCTCATGTCTACCAGCATGCATCCCAACGTGGTGCTGCTCACGAACAACTGGGTGTATAATTCCCCCGTTTTCGGGAAAGTGGTGCAGATGGCGGATTATTACCCCGTGGCCGAAGGCGCCGAAACCGCCATCGATCACCTCCGCGACCGTGTAGCCCAGGGCTATTCGGTAGTGGTGTACCCGGAAGGCACGCGCTCCCAGGATAAAAACATCAAGCGGTTCCATAAAGGCGCGTTTTTCCTGGCCGAAGAACTGGGGCTCGACATCGTGCCCGCGGTAATCCACGGCACGGCGTACTGCATGTCCAAAGGCGATTTCCTGCTGAAAGACGGGACGATGACCATGAAAATCCTCCCCCGCATCAAAGCCGGCGATCCCGCCTGGGGCGAAGGCTATGCGGCCCGCACCAAATCCATCAGCCGGTACTTCAGGGAAGAATACAAAAAGTTGAGTGAAACGCTGGAAACGCCGGCTTATTACCGCGAACAGCTGATGTATCAGTATATTTACAAAGGCCCGGTGCTGGAATGGTACATGCGCATCAAGACGAAAATGGAGCGCAATTACGAAGATTTCCACCGGATGCTGCCGGAAAAAGGCGATATCATGGACATCGGCTGCGGATACGGGTTTATGAGCTATATGCTCCATTTCGTGGCGCCGGAAAGGAATATTTTGGGAGTGGACCATGACGAGGAAAAGATCGCGGTGGCGCAGCATTGCTACATCCGCAACGAGCAGGTGCAGTTCCGCGCGGCGGATATCACCACCTTCGACATTCCTGAAAAAGACGCTTTCGTGATGCTCGACGTGCTGCATTACCTGCAGCCGGAACAGCAGGCCAGCCTCATTCGCCGGTGCATGGACAAGCTCCGGCCCGGCGGCATCATCATCGTCCGCGACGGCGATGCGGCCATGGAAAAGAAACACCGCGGCACAAAGCTCACGGAACTGTTCAGTACCAAACTGCTCGGTTTCAACAAAACATCCGAACATCCCTTGTCCTTCTTTTCGTCCGCCACCCTGCGCCAGACCGTGGAAAGCCACGGCGGCACCATGGAGCGGATCGATCAGACGAAATATACATCCAATGTTGTTTTCATCATCAGAAAGCCAGATACGAACGAACATGCATAA
- a CDS encoding DUF2062 domain-containing protein — MEQQGTYDARFGERRVCVLIPTYNNAGTLGAVLGQVLAYTQHVIVVNDGATDDTMAVLARFPQINVLAYQPNRGKGIALRRGFRYALEQGYDFAITMDADGQHYASDLLTFLDKADKSDPAILIGARNLHQENMPGKNTFANKFSNFWFYVETGLKGPDTQSGYRLYPLFAMKGMRFACTKYEFEIEVLVRCSWKGIRIGWVPVGVYYPPAEERVSHFRPFRDFSRISVLNTVLVTIAFLYIHPRNLLRFIFSKDGLRYIWREQLLAAGESNGTKAASVGFGVFMGIFPVWGFQMLIAVVIAQLLKLNKALVLIASNISIPPMIPLIVYGSFLMGRMYVAEDATWLIFSKSLTLDDVKQNLFQYITGSITLAVAAGLVAGLVTWLTLSVFRRKRAAAQT; from the coding sequence ATGGAGCAACAGGGCACATACGACGCACGGTTCGGTGAGCGCAGGGTTTGCGTGCTGATCCCGACCTACAACAACGCCGGCACCCTCGGGGCCGTGCTGGGGCAGGTTTTGGCGTATACGCAGCACGTGATCGTGGTGAACGACGGCGCAACGGATGATACGATGGCCGTGCTGGCGCGGTTCCCGCAGATCAATGTGCTCGCTTACCAGCCCAACCGCGGCAAAGGCATCGCCTTGCGCAGAGGGTTCCGGTACGCGCTGGAGCAGGGGTACGATTTCGCCATTACGATGGATGCGGACGGGCAACATTACGCCAGCGATTTGCTGACGTTCCTCGACAAAGCCGACAAAAGCGATCCCGCGATCCTCATCGGCGCACGGAACCTGCACCAGGAGAACATGCCCGGCAAAAACACTTTCGCCAACAAGTTCTCCAACTTCTGGTTTTACGTGGAAACGGGGCTGAAAGGGCCGGACACGCAGTCTGGTTACCGGTTGTACCCGTTGTTCGCTATGAAGGGGATGCGGTTCGCCTGTACCAAGTACGAATTCGAGATCGAAGTACTGGTGCGCTGCAGCTGGAAAGGGATCCGCATCGGTTGGGTGCCGGTGGGCGTGTATTATCCGCCGGCGGAGGAAAGGGTGTCGCACTTCCGGCCGTTCCGGGATTTTTCGCGGATCAGTGTGCTCAATACCGTGCTGGTGACCATCGCTTTCCTGTATATCCATCCGCGGAACCTGTTGCGGTTCATTTTTTCGAAAGACGGGTTGCGGTACATCTGGCGCGAGCAGTTGCTGGCAGCGGGGGAGAGCAATGGAACGAAAGCCGCGTCTGTCGGGTTCGGCGTTTTCATGGGGATTTTCCCGGTGTGGGGGTTCCAGATGCTCATCGCCGTGGTGATCGCGCAATTGCTGAAGCTCAACAAGGCTTTGGTGCTCATCGCTTCCAATATCAGCATTCCGCCCATGATCCCGCTGATCGTGTACGGCAGTTTTCTCATGGGAAGGATGTATGTGGCGGAAGACGCGACCTGGCTCATTTTCAGCAAATCCCTGACGCTGGACGACGTCAAGCAAAACCTTTTCCAGTATATCACGGGCAGTATTACGCTGGCCGTAGCGGCGGGGCTCGTGGCGGGCCTCGTTACGTGGCTGACGCTGTCGGTTTTCCGGCGAAAGCGGGCCGCGGCGCAAACTTAA
- a CDS encoding beta-ketoacyl synthase N-terminal-like domain-containing protein: MTAFIQGTGCVSAQDGHVFPGEIRHYEGDRLPVADPDYKQWIDIKQIRRMGRAIKMGVAASHMSLEAAGIQSPDAIIMGTAYGCLADTGVFLQKLVSQHEDMLTPTAFIQSTHNTVAGQIALLLGCHAYNNTFVHTAFSLENALQDSLLMLAEDPSRKILAGATDEITEYSHTILRRFGLYKNTSTAALQRSGTPGTMAGEGAAFFVLASGKDDKSLAQLTAVDMLYRPASEQETADHLLDFLRRNGLAPKDISLVLSGRNGDDAGDRYYESIENRLFGSTPVAAFKHFCGEYPTASAFAVWMAAGCLHRGAVPQEAMVKGDAPAGPERILVWNHHQGTHHSFILLEKC; the protein is encoded by the coding sequence ATGACAGCTTTCATACAAGGAACAGGATGCGTATCGGCACAGGACGGCCACGTTTTTCCGGGTGAGATCCGGCATTACGAAGGCGACCGCCTGCCCGTGGCCGACCCGGATTACAAACAGTGGATCGATATCAAGCAGATCCGCCGGATGGGCCGCGCCATCAAAATGGGCGTTGCCGCCTCGCACATGAGCCTGGAAGCCGCGGGCATCCAATCCCCCGACGCCATCATCATGGGCACGGCCTACGGATGCCTCGCCGATACGGGCGTGTTCCTGCAGAAACTGGTGAGCCAGCACGAAGACATGCTCACGCCCACCGCTTTCATCCAGAGCACGCACAACACCGTAGCCGGCCAGATCGCCCTGCTGCTGGGTTGCCACGCGTATAACAACACGTTCGTCCACACCGCATTTTCATTGGAAAACGCGTTGCAGGACAGTCTGCTGATGCTGGCGGAAGACCCTTCGCGGAAAATTCTCGCCGGCGCAACAGACGAAATCACCGAATATTCGCACACCATCCTGCGCCGTTTCGGATTGTATAAAAACACCTCCACCGCCGCATTGCAACGTTCCGGGACACCGGGCACCATGGCAGGGGAGGGCGCCGCATTTTTTGTATTGGCTTCAGGGAAGGACGACAAATCCCTCGCGCAACTAACCGCCGTGGACATGCTGTACCGCCCCGCATCCGAACAGGAAACGGCGGACCATTTGCTGGATTTCCTGCGCCGCAACGGGTTGGCGCCGAAAGATATTTCGCTCGTGCTCAGCGGCCGGAATGGCGATGATGCCGGCGACCGGTACTACGAAAGCATAGAAAACCGGCTCTTCGGATCTACGCCGGTAGCGGCATTCAAACATTTCTGCGGAGAATATCCCACCGCATCGGCCTTCGCCGTATGGATGGCTGCGGGATGCCTCCACCGTGGCGCAGTTCCGCAGGAAGCCATGGTTAAAGGCGACGCCCCGGCAGGCCCGGAGCGCATCCTCGTCTGGAACCATCATCAAGGCACCCATCACTCATTTATTTTGCTGGAGAAATGCTGA
- a CDS encoding outer membrane lipoprotein carrier protein LolA has translation MRRWTMMLAATFITLQVAAQSGFRPVSNLEQFKQEFARTAQQTQSIKSDFVQEKHLSLLADKITSKGKFWFKKENRVRMEYASPTYYLMIINGKNVRIKDSRTDRSISTGGNKLFEQISRITADCVQGNVLNNKDFTAKVQENDKQYLLQLTPVAKGMKDFFSSIELLVDKKDLGVAKIVMHEASGDRTEMIFTKKELNAAIPDEMFAVK, from the coding sequence ATGCGTAGATGGACCATGATGTTGGCAGCGACTTTCATTACGCTGCAAGTTGCCGCCCAGAGCGGGTTCAGGCCCGTTTCGAACCTCGAACAGTTTAAACAGGAATTTGCCCGCACGGCGCAGCAGACGCAGTCGATCAAAAGCGATTTCGTCCAGGAAAAGCACCTCAGCCTGCTGGCCGATAAAATCACCAGCAAGGGGAAATTCTGGTTCAAGAAGGAAAACCGGGTGCGGATGGAATATGCGTCGCCCACCTATTACCTCATGATCATCAACGGGAAGAATGTCCGCATCAAGGATTCCCGGACAGACAGGAGCATTTCCACCGGCGGCAATAAACTGTTTGAGCAGATCAGCCGGATCACGGCCGATTGTGTGCAGGGAAATGTGCTGAACAACAAAGACTTTACCGCCAAAGTGCAGGAAAACGATAAACAATATCTGTTACAGTTGACGCCCGTGGCGAAGGGGATGAAGGATTTCTTCTCCTCGATCGAGCTGCTGGTCGACAAGAAAGACCTGGGCGTGGCGAAGATCGTCATGCACGAAGCTTCGGGCGACCGTACCGAAATGATTTTCACCAAAAAGGAGCTGAACGCCGCCATACCGGATGAGATGTTTGCTGTTAAATAG
- a CDS encoding 3-hydroxyacyl-ACP dehydratase: protein MLTGKFFTVVSQQQPAENSIHYTIDWNGAHPIFEGHFPGQPVVPGVCMMQTIQELLSAAVGKTLLVEKATNMKFLNMIDPRVSPQVTVEIGYTEEEGGYKTNAVIKHEATTFLKFQGRFK, encoded by the coding sequence ATGTTAACAGGAAAATTCTTTACCGTCGTATCCCAACAGCAACCGGCTGAAAATTCGATCCACTATACGATCGACTGGAACGGCGCGCATCCCATTTTCGAAGGGCATTTTCCCGGGCAGCCCGTTGTTCCCGGCGTTTGCATGATGCAGACGATCCAGGAGCTGCTGTCGGCCGCCGTGGGCAAGACTTTGCTCGTGGAAAAAGCGACGAACATGAAATTCCTCAACATGATCGACCCCCGCGTGAGCCCGCAGGTGACCGTGGAGATCGGTTATACGGAAGAGGAAGGGGGATATAAGACCAATGCCGTCATCAAACACGAAGCCACTACGTTCCTGAAGTTCCAGGGCCGTTTCAAATGA
- a CDS encoding beta-ketoacyl-[acyl-carrier-protein] synthase family protein, translated as MMKGNVWIAGGGVISGIGRDLGECMASFEAMRPGMAYMQHLRSAHAQTFPVVEVKAGNEELAEIAGMPAHWSRTALLSRIAAQEAWDASGLGSIADYRVGLVSANTVGGMDKTEDFMEAFLADTSKGKLRQVVHHECGAVTELVADAMGIRHHVSTISTACSSGANALMYGARMIRAGMLDVVIAGGTDALTRFTLNGFNTLMILDQQNCRPFDNTRTGLNLGEGAGYVVLVSDAVAEKIQPWCRLAGFANANDAYHQTASSPDGIGNFMAMKGALEMGGLQPEDIGYINLHGTGTQNNDSSEGLAISRLFGNGVPPASSTKSFTGHTLGASGGIEAVFSAWALREGIIYPNANFSVQMKELAFSPVTAFSRGNGLRNVMSNSFGFGGNCSSLVFSKE; from the coding sequence ATGATGAAAGGGAATGTATGGATAGCGGGAGGCGGCGTCATTTCCGGCATTGGCCGGGACCTTGGCGAGTGCATGGCTTCGTTTGAAGCGATGCGCCCGGGCATGGCGTACATGCAGCACCTGCGGTCCGCACACGCCCAAACCTTCCCCGTCGTCGAAGTGAAAGCCGGCAACGAAGAACTGGCCGAAATTGCGGGAATGCCCGCCCACTGGAGCCGCACCGCCCTCCTGAGTCGCATCGCCGCGCAGGAAGCCTGGGACGCTTCGGGCCTGGGCAGCATTGCCGACTACCGTGTCGGGCTCGTGTCGGCGAACACCGTTGGCGGGATGGACAAAACGGAAGATTTCATGGAAGCCTTCCTGGCAGACACTTCCAAAGGTAAACTCCGCCAGGTGGTACACCACGAATGTGGCGCCGTGACAGAACTGGTGGCCGACGCCATGGGCATCCGCCACCACGTTTCCACCATCAGCACCGCCTGCTCATCGGGCGCCAACGCGCTGATGTACGGCGCCCGCATGATCCGCGCGGGGATGCTGGACGTGGTGATCGCCGGGGGGACCGACGCCTTGACGCGCTTCACGCTCAACGGCTTCAACACCCTCATGATCCTCGATCAGCAAAACTGCCGCCCGTTCGACAATACCCGGACCGGCCTGAACCTCGGTGAGGGCGCGGGGTACGTAGTGCTCGTGTCTGACGCCGTGGCGGAGAAGATCCAGCCATGGTGCCGCCTCGCGGGGTTCGCCAATGCCAACGACGCCTATCACCAGACGGCTTCATCGCCCGATGGCATCGGTAATTTCATGGCGATGAAAGGCGCCCTGGAAATGGGGGGATTGCAGCCGGAAGACATCGGCTACATCAACCTGCACGGCACCGGTACCCAGAACAACGACAGCTCGGAAGGCCTGGCCATTTCCCGGCTGTTCGGAAATGGCGTGCCGCCCGCCAGCTCCACCAAGAGCTTCACTGGGCACACGCTGGGCGCCAGCGGCGGCATCGAAGCGGTATTTTCCGCGTGGGCGCTGCGCGAAGGGATCATTTATCCCAACGCCAACTTCTCCGTGCAGATGAAGGAACTGGCCTTTTCGCCGGTCACTGCTTTTTCACGGGGCAACGGCCTGCGGAACGTGATGTCGAACTCCTTCGGGTTCGGCGGTAACTGTTCCAGCCTGGTCTTTTCAAAGGAATAA
- a CDS encoding phosphopantetheine-binding protein, with protein sequence MEKLMQDLKEQIIQQLNLQEVKPEDIGDDQPLFKEGLGLDSIDALELIVLLQQHHNIRIAKPEDGPNIFYSVRTMAEYITAEKAKQA encoded by the coding sequence ATGGAAAAGTTGATGCAGGATCTGAAAGAACAGATCATTCAACAATTGAATTTGCAGGAAGTGAAACCTGAAGACATCGGTGACGACCAGCCGCTTTTCAAGGAAGGGCTTGGGCTCGACAGCATCGATGCACTGGAGCTGATCGTGTTGCTGCAGCAGCATCATAACATCCGCATCGCCAAACCGGAAGATGGTCCGAACATTTTCTATTCCGTTCGTACCATGGCCGAATACATCACCGCAGAGAAAGCGAAGCAGGCATGA